TACACTCGGGGCCTGTTGTGATCGGATGCCACTCCCCGCACTACTGTGTGGACCGATCTCACAGGCACTCCGACGGCGGCGTTAATGGCGTCGGCAAGCTGCTTCTCCAGTTGCTCGCATACCTCGGTAATGCTGACGTCAGGATATACTTGCACCCTGGAGAATACCCTGATTCCTTCGTTATCGCCATCTGCAGTTGCTTCAACATCGCGTATGCCTCTGACCTGCCGAGCCGTTCTGCGTGCAATGGTCTCAATGGCCGCCATGGATACGCGGACCTCACCGAGGTCGGTGCTCACCACGATGTCGCGCTCACCCCTGTCGGACTTCAGCGCCAGCATCACCACGTAGAGCATCACTAAAACGACGAGAATCGACGCAAGGACCGTGATGACCCGGTTGGAAGTGAGCGCATCATAGAAGGCGATGGCGAAATCATTGGGAAACGATCCGCCGGATCCAGAGGCAAGAATCACTACTGAGAGAAACGCCATTACCGCAACGGAGATGACAAGGACTACTCTGTCAATCGTTTTCAAGCTTCGCCACCTCACCCAATACCCAT
The Clostridia bacterium genome window above contains:
- the amaP gene encoding alkaline shock response membrane anchor protein AmaP — protein: MKTIDRVVLVISVAVMAFLSVVILASGSGGSFPNDFAIAFYDALTSNRVITVLASILVVLVMLYVVMLALKSDRGERDIVVSTDLGEVRVSMAAIETIARRTARQVRGIRDVEATADGDNEGIRVFSRVQVYPDVSITEVCEQLEKQLADAINAAVGVPVRSVHTVVRGVASDHNRPRV